From the genome of Gorilla gorilla gorilla isolate KB3781 chromosome 4, NHGRI_mGorGor1-v2.1_pri, whole genome shotgun sequence:
CCTTGCTGCTCCCTCCCTGACCCCCTTCTTCTGTGGCCATTGCCACTCACCTGGGAGCTCAGGTGTTGGGGGCTGAGCAGCAGTGCCCCAGCGCGGAGCCTCCACGTGCTGTCCTCGTACTTCCTTCGTGGGCGCCGCTGCTCCCCTGGGCGCCTCAGCCCAGCTCCTCTGCTGACAGCCAGCtgctgtctctgcctggcttttttgttgttggtcgTCCTGGAGATCCAAGTGTCAAATTACCGTCGCGAGGGGGAGCCCGAGGAAGCCCTGCTTGGGAACTTGTCCTCCAACTTCATGTCCCGGTGCCTCACCTCTGCCCTGTGAGGGCTGCTCAGGGACAAGACaagctccctctctccttcttcctccttcctcctcctctccctctcccccactcCCACGCCGTGGGCTGGGCCTGGGTTGGGAGCTGAAGAAAGAAGTCGGCTggctctctgcctccctggccagGAGGACCCTGGGGAGGCTCCACCTGAGCCTGTGGAGGGGAGTCCTGCAGCGCTCTCAGGTCTGGGGCACCCACCCTGCCCTCAGGAAGGCCACCCCTTTTGTCCCTCTGGCCACTCCCTGGCTGGTCCCTCCCTCTGGCCTCTCTCAGGAACAACAGTAAACAGTGGGGAGCTGGTGGCCCTCCCAAGCTGAGCAGGAGGCTTTGCAACCAGTCCCTGGGGAGGCCCTTGTGCCGCTCAGCATCTGGAAGCGTCTTGGGGGAGAACTTGGAATCCTGAGTGACCCGGGAGTGGCCTGCGCGCCCGGCAAGGCGCCTCATGTTCCTTGTGAGGTGAGGGCCTTCTGCCGGGGCTGTGACCGCACTCCTGGCCCAGCTGTCAGGGCAGGGCTGCAGAGTCCAGGGGCCGGGCCCTGTGACATTTGCCTGGTTGTGCCACCCAGCAGGCCAGGCTGTGTGGAGAGAAACCGACCCCAGCCCCGCTGTCAATGGAGCTCTTTGAGTCCGAGCACAAAACCCCAGTGAGTCAGGGcctggggagggcagagggaggaagCCAGCCATGTGGTCACACCACTCAGATGCCAGAGCCTCCCAGAGGCTGGACGGGCGGCCGCTGTGCGGGTGCACGGACTCCTGGGGATGAACCATTTGTTGCATTTACTCATTGGAGCAGAGTGGGGGCAGGAGCGCCCTCTGGTGGCCGCCTCGGCTGTTCCAGCCCAGGTCAGGCTTCAGAGCTGCGTTCACTCAGCTAAAAGAAAGTCAGCCAGGCCCTGCTTCCTTAGGGGGGTGTTGCAATCAGCCTTGGATCCTTGAGCCTGCGCCTTGGGGTCGCAGCCCCTCAAAGGGCTTCTTGCAGCCGCAGCAGTGCTCACACTGGGAGGAGTTCTAGTTAGAGCAGTTAACACCAGCTATTCTTGTCCCTGGGATGTGGCACCCCAGACAGCCCTGCCTGTGTTCCAGCATCTCCTCTTGGGCTTCCCTACCCTGTGCCACGTTCCTGGTGGCAGGAATGGCTGTTTATAAGGAGCCTGAGAGAGCTATGGCCCCTCTTGCGGCCTCTGCAGCTGCCCCAGGGGTCGACAGCCACCCCCATGCAGAGGGAACAGAGATGCGACAGAGCCTCGTGGGCCAGTCAGAGGCTGCTCCCTGCTCCCAGCATGGGCAGAGGCCGCTCACCCCAGGAGGGCTGCAGCAGGGTTGAGACAGAGGAAGACGAGAGGAGGACTCCAGGCGAGGCTGCGTCTCCCTGGCTAAAGGCCCCACCTGTGACACCCTCATGGGTTGATGATGGGACATATTACTACACAGCCATGCCTGCCTTAGCAATGCAAATACGTTTTGAGAAATTTAACTTGTCATTGTGTGGTCACAGAGTATACTTAGGGAAATCAAACAGCAGttccagggaagagaaggaaaaaaatatcaagCGGCACAGCCTCCTACACACCTAGGCCATGCGCTACAGCTTGTTGCTCCTAGACCACAAACCTGTACATCACGTTACTGTCCTGAGTACTGTATGCAGTTGTAATACAGTGGTATTCACATATCTAAGCACACATAagcatagaaaaagtacagtagaaATACAGTGTTAGAATCGTAGGGGACCACCGTTGGCTGTGCAGTCATTCCATGGGGCATGACTGTACTGTAATGCACTTCAGACATCACCTCAGCCATCTTCGCTCAGTCCATGAGGCCTGTGCCTTTCTGCACCATCTTACTGATGGGAATGCATGGGCTTTAGGAGGTGAAGTGTGTCACCCAAAAGACAGCCTTCATGGCAGAGCCGGCATCTACATCCCATTGCCAGAGGACAGAGGGGAGGAGCAGAGGAGTAACTGGACAGAGTGGGGTTCACATCCTGCTTCCCGGGAGACCCCCATGTGTTacatgaccttgggaaagtttgTTCACCTCATCGTCCTCATCTGTGTAGTGGGGAGAGCCAAACGATGCCTGGTGTGGCTTGGATGAGATGAGGGGTGTGGGGCTCCCGGCATGGTGCCAGACACGGCAGTGCTCGCTCAGCTAGCGATTCGGGCTCAGGTGAACAGACGCTGGCCGACTGGGCTCTCCGCCCCTCACCTCTGCGGTGCTGCCTGCTCCAGGTGCCGCCATGCTGCCATTGCCAAGTACTTCGGGGATGTGCTGCCTGCCTGCGCCAAAGGCTGCGACCACTGCCAGAACCCCACGGCCGTGCGGAGGCAGCTGGAGGCCTTGGAGCGCAGCAGCAGCTGGAGCAAGACCTGCATCGGGCCCTCCCAGGGGAATGGCTTTGACCCCGAGCTGTACGAGGGAGGCCGCAAGGGCTACGGGGGCTTCAGCAGGTAAGGGGCCAAGAAGCCAGGGACTCCAACCCACTGGAATTGTCTGGCATTCCCTTGGCGCCAAGGCCAGACCAGAGGTGGCACGATGCTGCAATCCCCCCTTGAGCTGGTAGGACATCAGGGACATTGCCGTTCTAGCAGCAGCACACGTGGGGAGGGCAGAGCCCAGGCCAGGGCCACTCACGCCTGGCCTGTCCCTAGGTATGACGAAGGTTCTGGAGGCAGCGGGGATGAAAGCAGAGATGAAGCCCACAAGCGGGAGTGGAACCTCTTCTATCAGAAGCAGATGCAGCTGCGCAAGGTGAGGGGAGGCACTCAGTGGCCTGTGTAGGGCCCCTGGTGGCCCCCTGCTCGCACCTCTCAGCCCCTTCTCTGGTGCTGGATGGGACCGTCCTGCGGCAGGGCAGGACGCCTCATGGGCCCTTCATGTTGTCCTCCAGGGCAAAGACCCCAAGATAGAAGAATTTGTACCCCCAGGTCAGTACAGAAATGTTCCTGGAGGCTTGTGGGCTCTTCCCGGGGCATGGAGGGAGGATTCTCATCCGGGGTGTGGGGGACCTCAGAGCGCAGAAGGTGGAGTGAAAGGACCAAGGACCACCACCCCCCCACAGATGAGAACTGTCCCCTGAAAGAGGCTTCTAGCAGGAGGATCCCCAGGCTGACTGTGAAGGTAAGAGACGGGCAGCTCCTCAGCCACCCCCCGGGGCCCTCCCCCAGCCGCGAGGCCATGTGACCAGTCTCACTGTCCTGTGCCAGGCACGGGAGCACTGCCTGCGGCTTCTGGAGGAGGCGCTGAGCAGCAACTGCCAGTCAACACATACCACTGATGAGTGAGTTCCATGATCGCTGGGCTGAGGAGCCCTCCAAGCTCTCGTTCCCTTGGAGACTGCAGGACCCTGTCAACCCTGGCCTGTTTGGGCCACCTCTCCTCAGATTGTACCTCTCCTACTCCAGGGTACTGCCCCTACAACCCCACCAGGGCCAGGCATGGCTACAACTTAAGTGCTACCAGCAGCTGCTGAGGGACAGTaagccacagggtgcccagagaGTCCTAATCAGAATCCCTGTGCCCAAGGCCTACCCCACCAGGCCTCAAGTCCCGCAGGAGCTCAGCAGGGAGAAGCCCAGGCCCACCTGATACCTTGTGCCTGTTACCTTGCACCCACAGAGCTGACCTCCGGGCCAAGGCCGTGGAGCTGGAACATGAGACATTCCGGAACGCCAAGGTGGCCAACCTCTACAAGGCCAGCGTGCTGAAGAAGGTGGGCCTGGTGCAGGCGGACCAAGGGTCGTTGCAGGGGCCCCTCCATACTCTGAGGCAGAAGCTGTCTGCCAGCTCTCTGGGCACAGGCAGCCCAGAACTCAccctccccagcccaccccagACACAGTTTATGGGGGTAGAGCTCCATTCTCCACTGGCTGGACATGTTTCTAGCCAGCCCTGTGAGGATGGGAGGCCTAAAACTTGCCCAGTGGTCAGTTGCCTGTGGCCACTGGCCACAGAAACCCACTTCTAGTGCCTACTAGAAAAGGAGGGCTAGGTGGGGCATGTCAGGAGGAGCTGGCGGGTGCCACAGCCTCCCTGCCTATCCCTGCCCAGGTGGCCGATATCCACAGAGCTTCCAAGGATGGGCAGCCCTATGACATGGGAGGCAGTGCCAAGAGCTGCAATGCCCAAGCTGAGCCCCCGGAGCCCAATGAGTATGACATTCCACCAGCCTCCCATGTGTACTCGGTGAGCTGTGGCCCAgtggcctccagacctgtgacCAGGAAAGGCTCCACTTCCCCTCTGCCCTCAGGGGTGCACCTCTTGCCAAGGCCTGGCTCCCCACCAGGGTCCTGCCTGCCTCTTCCCTCCCACACTCCTGAGAGCCCCGTCCCAATGTGAGTGACTGCTCCAGCCAGCGGTGCCCTCGAGGGTGCCTAGTGGGCTGAACCTCCTCTCCTCCTGCTCACATTTACAGCTCAAACCCAAGCGGGTGGGAGCTGGTTTCCCCAAAGGCTCCTGCCCATTCCAGAAGGCCACGGAACTGATGGAGACAACTCGGATCAGGGAGCAAGCCCCCCAGCCCGAGCGGGGAGGCGAGCACGAGCCCCCGAGCCGGCCCTGTGGCCTCCTGGATGAGGACGGGAGTGAGCCCCTCCCTGGGCCCAGAGGGGAGGTCCCTGGAGGCAGCGCTCACTATGGGGGGCCCTCCCCTGAGAAGAAGGCAAAAAGTTCCTCTGGGGGCAGCTCCCTTGCCAAGGGCCGGGCTAGCAAGAAACAGCAGCTCCTAGCCACAGCGGCGCACAAGGATTCTCAGAGCATCGCCCGCTTCTTCTGCCGAAGGGTGGAAAGCCCAGCTCTGCTGGCATCAGCCCCAGAGGCAGAAGGTGCCTGCCCCTCCTGTGAGGGGGTTCAGGGACCCCCGATGGCCCCAGAGAAGTACACAGGGGAGGAAGATGGAGCCGGGGGACATTCGCCTGCCCCTCCCCAGACTGAGGAGTGCCTCAGGGAGAGGCCAAGGTAAGGGTACAGGTAGTCATAGAATCTTCTGGAACCCACACGGCAGCATCCCTTTTGCTCACTGGGCGTCTGAAGCTCAGAGCTCACCCCTGAGATGGGCTCTCCTAGGCCTCCTGGGATGAGGGAGCCACCAGGACCCAGTGCTGTGATGCCTGCTCTTCCCTCCACCAGCACCTGCCCGCCCAGAGACCAGGGCACCCCTGAAGTCCAGCCcacccctgcaaaggacacatgGAAGGGCAAGCGGCCTCGATCCCAGCAGGTGCCGGCAGGGTGAGG
Proteins encoded in this window:
- the RECQL5 gene encoding ATP-dependent DNA helicase Q5 isoform X11; amino-acid sequence: MSSHHTTFPFDPERRVRSTLKKVFGFDSFKTPLQESATMAVVKGNKDVFVCMPTGAGKSLCYQLPALLAKGITIVVSPLIALIQDQVDHLLTLKVRVSSLNSKLSVQERKELLADLEREKPQTKILYITPEMAASSSFQPTLNSLVSRHLLSYLVVDEAHCVSQWGHDFRPDYLRLGALRSRLGHAPCVALTATATPQVQEDVFAALHLKKPVAIFKTPCFRANLFYDVQFKELISDPYGNLKDFCLKALGQEADKGLSGCGIVYCRTREACEQLAIELSCRGVNAKAYHAGLKASERTLVQNDWMEEKVPVIVATISFGMGVDKANVRFVAHWNIAKSMAGYYQESGRAGRDGKPSWCRLYYSRNDRDQVSFLIRKEVAKLQAGGNTLSATISTFQSPPPLPSRILLCPIWDAVLRRELAGPHTASLEKRGNKASDKATIMAFDALVTFCEELGCRHAAIAKYFGDVLPACAKGCDHCQNPTAVRRQLEALERSSSWSKTCIGPSQGNGFDPELYEGGRKGYGGFSRYDEGSGGSGDESRDEAHKREWNLFYQKQMQLRKGKDPKIEEFVPPERRRWSERTKDHHPPTDENCPLKEASSRRIPRLTVKAREHCLRLLEEALSSNCQSTHTTDEADLRAKAVELEHETFRNAKVANLYKASVLKKVADIHRASKDGQPYDMGGSAKSCNAQAEPPEPNEYDIPPASHVYSLKPKRVGAGFPKGSCPFQKATELMETTRIREQAPQPERGGEHEPPSRPCGLLDEDGSEPLPGPRGEVPGGSAHYGGPSPEKKAKSSSGGSSLAKGRASKKQQLLATAAHKDSQSIARFFCRRVESPALLASAPEAEGACPSCEGVQGPPMAPEKYTGEEDGAGGHSPAPPQTEECLRERPRPPGMREPPGPSAVMPALPSTSTCPPRDQGTPEVQPTPAKDTWKGKRPRSQQVPAGRTQRASLRRGHAPQPSPPS